In Zea mays cultivar B73 chromosome 7, Zm-B73-REFERENCE-NAM-5.0, whole genome shotgun sequence, the following proteins share a genomic window:
- the PER42 gene encoding peroxidase 42 isoform X1, whose amino-acid sequence MATSSGSCLIISLLVVVVAAALSASTASAQLSSTFYDTSCPSAMSTISSGVNSAVAQQARVGASLLRLHFHDCFVQGCDASILLNDTSGEQTQPPNLTLNPRAFDVVNSIKAQVEAACPGVVSCADILAVAARDGVVALGGPSWTVLLGRRDSTGSFPSQTSDLPPPTSSLQALLAAYSKKNLDATDMVALSGAHTIGQAQCSSFNGHIYNDTNINAAFATSLKANCPMSGGSSLAPLDTMTPTVFDNDYYKNLLSQKGLLHSDQELFNNGSTDSTVSNFASSSAAFTSAFTAAMVKMGNLGPLTGTSGQIRLTCWKLNSS is encoded by the exons ATGGCTACCTCCTCTGGTTCTTGCCTTATTATTAGcctgttggtggtggtggtggcggcggcgctgTCGGCCTCAACGGCGTCGGCACAGCTGTCGTCGACGTTCTACGACACGTCGTGCCCCAGCGCGATGTCCACCATCAGCAGCGGCGTGAACTCCGCCGTGGCGCAGCAGGCTCGTGTGGGGGCGTCGCTGCTCCGGCTCCACTTCCACGACTGCTTCGTCCAA GGCTGCGACGCGTCCATTCTGCTGAACGACACGTCCGGGGAGCAGACCCAGCCGCCGAACCTAACTCTGAACCCGAGGGCCTTCGACGTCGTCAACAGCATCAAGGCGCAGGTGGAGGCGGCGTGCCCGGGCGTCGTCTCCTGCGCCGACATCCTCGCCGTCGCCGCCCGCGACGGAGTTGTCGCG CTCGGCGGGCCTTCGTGGACCGTGCTTCTGGGCAGAAGGGACTCGACCGGTTCGTTCCCTAGCCAGACAAGCGACCTCCCACCTCCGACGTCGAGCCTCCAAGCACTGTTAGCCGCGTACAGCAAGAAGAACCTCGACGCGACCGACATGGTCGCTCTCTCAGGCGCTCACACAATCGGGCAGGCCCAGTGCTCGAGCTTCAACGGCCACATCTACAACGACACGAACATCAACGCGGCCTTCGCGACGTCGCTCAAGGCCAACTGCCCCATGTCCGGCGGCAGCAGCCTGGCGCCGCTGGACACCATGACCCCGACCGTGTTCGACAACGACTACTACAAGAACCTGCTGTCGCAGAAGGGGCTGCTGCACTCGGACCAGGAGCTGTtcaacaacggcagcaccgacagcACGGTCAGCAACTTTGCGTCCAGCTCGGCCGCCTTCACCAGCGCCTTCACGGCGGCCATGGTGAAGATGGGGAACCTCGGCCCGCTCACCGGGACCAGTGGGCAGATCAGGCTCACCTGCTGGAAGCTCAACTCGTCCTAA
- the LOC103633555 gene encoding uncharacterized protein, with product MATARALRLVLTSSSVPAAKDGFLVAARRRLLSASTEAGGAGDAAVQSGDAPSDDYTDRPPRFSGAEEATSAGGRVGKHPGGKAAERVPPFAPSGKKPPLAGSEHELADPAGAASFTQKRRLSCSSSSSSREREPREAATPGGPESAARKVREEDREYYRTHKPSPLAEVEFADTRKPITRATDGSAADRYADAQGRTVEDTVDDSLARAEAMFREAAARGNPEWPHSRALAEMLARRELGKDAAATASGHPCWGS from the coding sequence ATGGCAACGGCACGAGCACTCCGCCTGGTACTCACGAGTTCGTCGGTCCCAGCCGCCAAAGACGGCTTCCTGGTTGCCGCGCGCCGCCGCCTGCTGTCCGCCTCGACGGAAGCCGGCGGCGCGGGCGACGCGGCAGTGCAGTCCGGAGACGCGCCGAGTGACGACTACACGGACCGGCCGCCGCGGTTCTCCGGCGCCGAGGAGGCCACCAGCGCGGGGGGTCGCGTTGGCAAGCACCCGGGGGGAAAAGCGGCGGAGCGCGTCCCGCCGTTCGCGCCCTCGGGGAAGAAGCCGCCACTGGCCGGGTCCGAACACGAGCTCGCGGACCCGGCGGGAGCCGCGTCGTTCACGCAGAAACGGCGGTTGtcttgctcctcctcctcctcctcgcggGAGCGGGAGCCGCGCGAGGCGGCGACGCCCGGCGGGCCCGAGTCCGCGGCGCGCAAGGTGAGGGAGGAGGACAGGGAGTACTACCGGACGCACAAGCCGTCGCCGCTGGCGGAGGTGGAGTTCGCGGACACGAGGAAGCCCATCACGCGCGCCACCGACGGCAGCGCCGCGGACCGGTACGCGGACGCGCAGGGGCGGACGGTGGAGGACACGGTGGACGACTCGCTCGCGCGCGCCGAGGCCATGTTCAGGGAGGCCGCGGCGCGCGGAAATCCCGAGTGGCCGCACTCCCGCGCGCTCGCCGAGATGCTGGCGCGACGCGAGCTGGGGAAGGACGCTGCTGCCACTGCCAGCGGCCACCCCTGCTGGGGCAGCTGA
- the LOC100125639 gene encoding peroxidase 70 precursor — protein MASSSFTSLSVMVLLCLAAAAVASAQLSPTFYSRSCPRALATIKAAVTAAVAQEARMGASLLRLHFHDCFVQGCDGSVLLNDTATFTGEQTANPNVGSIRGFGVVDNIKAQVEAVCPGVVSCADILAVAARDSVVALGGPSWRVLLGRRDSTTASLTLANSDLPAPSLDLANLTAAFAKKRLSRTDLVALSGAHTIGLAQCKNFRAHIYNDTNVNAAFATLRRANCPAAAGNGDGNLAPLDTATPTAFDNAYYTNLLAQRGLLHSDQQLFNGGATDGLVRTYASTPRRFSGDFAAAMIRMGNISPLTGTQGQIRRACSRVN, from the exons ATGGCTTCTTCTTCTTTTACTTCCTTGTCAGTGATGGTGCTCTTGTGcctagcggcggcggcggtggcctcGGCGCAACTGTCGCCGACATTCTACTCCAGGTCGTGTCCCAGAGCTCTGGCCACCATCAAGGCCGCCGTGACGGCCGCGGTTGCGCAGGAGGCTCGCATGGGGGCCTCCCTGCTCAGGCTCCACTTCCATGACTGCTTTGTCCAA GGTTGCGATGGGTCGGTGCTGCTGAATGACACGGCCACCTTCACCGGCGAGCAGACCGCTAATCCGAACGTCGGCTCCATCAGAGGCTTCGGCGTCGTCGACAACATCAAGGCGCAGGTGGAGGCGGTGTGCCCGGGCGTCGTCTCCTGCGCCGACATCCTCGCCGTCGCCGCCCGCGACTCCGTCGTCGCG CTGGGAGGGCCTTCGTGGAGGGTGCTTCTCGGGCGGAGGGACTCGACGACGGCGAGCCTAACTCTAGCCAACAGCGACCTGCCAGCGCCGTCCCTGGACCTCGCCAACCTCACCGCTGCGTTCGCCAAGAAGCGGCTCAGCAGGACCGACCTGGTCGCTCTCTCAGGCGCGCACACGATCGGGCTGGCACAGTGCAAGAACTTCCGGGCGCACATATACAACGACACCAACGTGAACGCGGCGTTCGCGACGCTGCGCAGGGCCAACTGCcccgcggcggccggcaacgGCGACGGCAACCTGGCGCCGCTGGACACCGCCACGCCCACCGCGTTCGACAACGCCTACTACACCAACCTGCTGGCGCAGAGAGGGCTGCTACACTCCGACCAGCAGCTCTTCAACGGCGGCGCCACGGACGGCCTGGTCCGCACGTACGCGTCCACGCCGAGGAGGTTCAGCGGGGACTTCGCGGCGGCCATGATCAGGATGGGCAACATCAGCCCGCTCACCGGGACGCAGGGCCAGATCAGGCGCGCCTGTTCCAGGGTCAACTAG
- the LOC100383323 gene encoding Peroxidase 2 precursor (The RefSeq protein has 1 substitution compared to this genomic sequence), with protein sequence MASSSVSSCLLLLLCLAAVASAQLSPTFYDSSCPNALSTIKIAVNAAVQKENRMGASLLRLHFHDCFVQGCDASVLLADNAATGFTGEQGAAPNAGSLRGFDVIANIKAQVEAVCKQTVSCADILAVAARDSVVALGGPSWTVPLGRRDSTTASLSLANSDLPPPFFNLGQLITAFGNKGFTATEMATLSGAHTIGQAQCKNFRDHIYNDTNINQGFASSLKANCPRPTGSGDGNLAPLDTTTPYSFDNAYYSNLLSQKGLLHSDQELFNGGSTDNTVRNFASNSAAFSSAFAAAMVKMGNLSPLTGSQGQIRLTCSTVN encoded by the exons ATGGCGTCTTCCTCGGTCTCATCCTGCCTGCTGCTTCTCCTGTGCTTGGCGGCGGTGGCGTCCGCGCAGCTCTCGCCGACGTTCTACGACTCGTCGTGCCCCAACGCGCTGTCCACCATCAAGAGCGCCGTGAACGCCGCCGTGCAGAAGGAGAACCGCATGGGGGCCTCCTTGCTCAGGCTGCACTTCCATGACTGCTTTGTCCAG GGGTGCGACGCGTCGGTGCTGCTTGCCGACAACGCCGCCACGGGCTTCACCGGCGAGCAGGGTGCTGCGCCCAACGCCGGGTCGCTGAGGGGCTTCGACGTCATCGCCAACATCAAGGCACAGGTGGAGGCAGTCTGCAAGCAGACCGTCTCCTGCGCCGACATCCTCGCCGTCGCCGCCCGTGATTCCGTCGTCGCG TTGGGCGGGCCGTCATGGACGGTTCCTCTGGGGCGGAGGGACTCGACGACGGCGAGCCTGTCCCTGGCGAACAGCGACCTGCCGCCTCCCTTCTTCAACCTCGGCCAGCTCATAACAGCGTTCGGCAACAAGGGTTTCACCGCGACCGAGATGGCCACGCTCTCCGGCGCGCACACCATCGGGCAGGCGCAGTGCAAGAACTTCAGGGACCACATCTACAACGACACCAACATCAACCAGGGCTTCGCGAGCTCGCTCAAGGCCAACTGCCCCCGGCCCACCGGCTCCGGCGACGGCAACCTGGCGCCGCTCGACACCACCACGCCGTACAGCTTCGACAACGCCTACTACAGCAACCTGCTGAGCCAGAAGGGGCTCCTGCACTCGGACCAGGAGCTCTTCAACGGCGGCAGCACCGACAACACCGTCAGGAACTTCGCGTCCAACTCGGCCGCCTTCAGCAGCGCCTTCGCCGCGGCCATGGTGAAGATGGGCAACCTCAGCCCGCTCACCGGATCTCAGGGCCAGATCAGGCTTACCTGCTCCACAGTGAACTAA